In the Eremothecium cymbalariae DBVPG#7215 chromosome 7, complete sequence genome, one interval contains:
- a CDS encoding uncharacterized protein (similar to Ashbya gossypii ABR154C) — translation MRVYQLVYLLSAVSSLVSAAQLHHFNNEGDFVGMGCKNALVKKATFCNIKGKKASKSYECECRNAVAMGSFVGCGYTYTEDSKEATKQFEKFVLQQCEGNVTLEEIRNAYENVTKYWKTTDQIEGFNKSKPTNVPVKISKKVFKLYYDSYYARYKNIDDAMWMGTTLLSFWALVVFFGMVSNFAHMLIPTVWMSLNKALSRLYIVRKYRQLVSVPTAFNGAHTAPSLFGAYLPTRLESIVVFIFVTMSAVFLAANYHYVEDGVIWSGKASQFGRYIGDRSGILTNFLFTVTWLFAGRNNVLLFLTGWKQSTFLTYHKWVARVSVASLFIHTISMLVNTVAMGKYHTRKRTGWWRWGSVSIVAGIVILFQAMPYFRRHSYEIFLYFHILLAMFFLIGGWMHTDFFGSGQWWFACAAIWGFDRFLRFVRIAHFGLRTAKVKLISNETLEITVPRHNWWVAFPGSVAYVYFVGTPLFWQSHPFTMVSSNDCPYVKFLIKVKNGATKSIAKSLIDKTGQEAHFRIAVEGPYGSHTSLDKYDNVLLYSGGNGIPGPFTYARELGELSLKDKAKKVPFVKFYWVIRYTSQFEWFMDELKSLEKYNNIQMIIYVTKPQEGEIYNEKTSDADSSSSADDNKEAAKLYQSPTASASKENKSEEHVSVKLVRPSAFPNVEFRRGRPCIPELLNSDLNEVAGSNVAVMSCAHSSMVDAVRDSLAKEVGSRSGGRIEYIEELQIW, via the coding sequence atgaGAGTGTATCAATTGGTGTACTTGTTGTCGGCGGTTTCTTCCCTCGTTTCTGCTGCTCAGCTTCACCATTTTAATAACGAGGGTGACTTTGTTGGTATGGGATGTAAAAATGCGCTAGTCAAAAAAGCTACGTTTTGTAATATTAAAGGGAAAAAAGCATCAAAAAGCTATGAATGTGAATGCAGGAATGCTGTTGCTATGGGTTCTTTTGTTGGTTGTGGATATACTTATACCGAGGACAGTAAAGAAGCTACAAAgcaatttgaaaaattcgtTCTTCAACAGTGTGAGGGCAATGTGACTTTAGAGGAGATCAGAAATGCATACGAAAACGTCACTAAGTATTGGAAAACTACAGATCAGATCGAAGGGTTTAACAAGTCTAAACCCACTAATGTACCTGTTAAGATTTCTAAGAAGGTTTTCAAGCTTTACTATGATTCTTACTATGCTAGATATAAGAACATTGATGATGCGATGTGGATGGGAACTACTCTGTTATCGTTCTGGGCGTTGGTCGTGTTCTTCGGCATGGTTAGTAATTTTGCCCATATGCTAATACCTACTGTGTGGATGTCGTTAAATAAAGCTCTTTCCAGGCTGTACATTGTTCGGAAATATAGACAGCTAGTTTCGGTGCCTACAGCTTTTAACGGGGCCCATACTGCTCCATCCTTATTTGGTGCATATCTTCCCACAAGGCTGGAATCTATTGTGGTTTTCATATTTGTTACTATGTCCGCTGTTTTCCTCGCTGCAAATTATCATTACGTCGAGGATGGTGTCATTTGGTCGGGCAAAGCGTCCCAGTTTGGTCGTTACATTGGTGATAGGTCCGGTATTTTGACGAACTTTTTATTTACTGTAACATGGCTATTTGCAGGGCGTAATAATGTCTTGCTCTTCCTCACTGGTTGGAAGCAGTCTACTTTTTTAACTTACCATAAATGGGTTGCAAGGGTCTCTGTCGCTTCTTTATTCATCCATACTATTTCCATGCTTGTGAATACTGTTGCAATGGGCAAATATCACACAAGAAAGCGTACTGGCTGGTGGCGTTGGGGATCTGTCTCTATAGTAGCTGGAATTGTGATCCTATTCCAAGCTATGCCTTATTTCCGCCGCCATTCttatgaaatatttttgtatttccATATCCTTCTTGCTATGTTCTTCTTAATTGGCGGTTGGATGCACACTGATTTCTTTGGATCTGGTCAGTGGTGGTTTGCTTGTGCAGCTATCTGGGGATTTGACAGGTTTTTGAGATTTGTTCGTATCGCCCATTTCGGTCTAAGGACGGCTAAGGTAAAGCTAATATCAAATGAAACACTTGAAATTACCGTGCCAAGACACAACTGGTGGGTCGCTTTCCCTGGCTCAGTTGCCTACGTGTATTTTGTTGGAACTCCTCTCTTTTGGCAATCTCATCCTTTCACTATGGTATCTAGCAATGACTGTCCATACGTGAAGTTTCTCATAAAGGTGAAGAATGGCGCTACAAAGTCCATTGCCAAGTCTCTAATTGACAAAACAGGTCAAGAAGCTCACTTCAGAATCGCCGTCGAAGGTCCATATGGGAGTCATACCTCTCTGGACAAGTATGATAATGTCTTACTCTATTCGGGTGGTAACGGTATCCCTGGTCCATTTACATATGCAAGAGAACTTGGAGAGCTGTCCCTCAAAGATAAAGCTAAAAAAGTCCCATTTGTTAAGTTTTACTGGGTTATAAGATACACCTCACAATTTGAGTGGTTCATGGATGAGCTAAAGTCGTTAGAAAAATACAACAACATTCAAATGATCATTTATGTCACCAAGCCGCAGGAGGGCGAAATATATAATGAGAAAACATCCGATGCTGATTCGTCTTCGTCCGCAGATGACAACAAAGAAGCTGCTAAATTATACCAGAGTCCTACTGCATCTGCATCTAAAGAGAACAAATCTGAAGAACATGTTTCAGTGAAACTAGTGCGCCCCAGCGCCTTTCCTAACGTGGAATTCAGAAGGGGAAGACCTTGTATCCCTGAGCTGCTCAACTCTGATCTAAATGAAGTCGCTGGCAGCAATGTCGCAGTAATGTCGTGTGCTCATAGTTCTATGGTAGATGCAGTTAGAGACTCGTTGGCCAAAGAGGTTGGCTCTCGCTCCGGTGGTAGAATTGAATACATCGAAGAATTACAGATTTGGTAA
- the SEC17 gene encoding alpha-soluble NSF attachment protein SEC17 (similar to Ashbya gossypii ABR155C) has protein sequence MISEAQDLIARAEKKAQPSSGFTRWLSGGDSYRLEEASDLYIEAANLYRLSKQLDTAGDTFWKAAQCQVDASNEDEAGNTFVEAYKCYKSSNPQKACEALEKAIGIFTRRGQFRRGAYFKFELADIQEFVLQDYPKAIENFEIAGDWYLQDQALALSNKSYIRCADLKALDKNYLDAAEIYRKIIANSLGNKLSQWSLKDHYLKLILCYLAAGDTVAAEKVLQEALQEDTTFQQSREHTLLSSLIDAVKEGNIESFSSQVFDYDKFNKLDKWKTTVLLQIKDSISEAEDDLL, from the coding sequence ATGATTTCAGAGGCTCAGGATCTAATAGCTAGGGCGGAAAAGAAGGCACAGCCTAGTAGTGGATTCACAAGATGGCTTTCAGGGGGTGATAGTTACCGGCTAGAAGAAGCTTCGGACTTGTATATTGAAGCTGCCAACTTGTATCGGTTATCTAAGCAGTTGGATACCGCTGGGGACACGTTTTGGAAGGCCGCACAATGTCAGGTTGACGCGTCAAATGAGGATGAGGCGGGGAATACATTTGTGGAAGCATACAAGTGTTATAAGAGCTCCAATCCCCAAAAGGCCTGTGAGGCTTTAGAGAAGGCGATCGGTATATTTACGCGAAGGGGGCAATTCCGTAGGGGGGCgtattttaaatttgaactCGCAGATATCCAGGAATTCGTCTTGCAAGATTACCCAAAGGCGATCGagaattttgaaatcgCAGGGGACTGGTACCTGCAAGATCAAGCTTTAGCCCTATCGAACAAATCATACATTAGATGTGCAGACCTAAAGGCATTGGATAAGAATTATCTAGATGCGGCTGAAATATACCGCAAAATTATTGCCAATTCACTAGGAAATAAGCTGTCCCAATGGTCTTTAAAAGATCATTATCTTAAGTTGATTCTATGTTATTTGGCAGCTGGAGACACCGTTGCAGCAGAAAAAGTTTTACAAGAGGCTCTCCAAGAAGATACTACCTTCCAACAATCCAGAGAACACACCCTATTGTCGTCGTTAATCGACGCCGTCAAGGAGGGCAACATAGAATCTTTCAGCTCTCAAGTGTTCGATTACGACAAATTCAACAAGTTAGACAAATGGAAAACGACCGTGCTGCTACAAATAAAGGACTCGATCTCCGAAGCCGAAGATGACTTATTGTAG